A window from Thunnus albacares chromosome 19, fThuAlb1.1, whole genome shotgun sequence encodes these proteins:
- the slc39a7 gene encoding zinc transporter Slc39a7, with amino-acid sequence MGCLRLLALTLATSAALLLASHSAIAHSHSHGDHGHAHSHGHHHHGHHHHGHHHHGHSHGEDDDDHGHSHGPEVKMFHGASKWSAEANVPVEEEEHHGHAHSHDHGHAHSHDHGHAHSHDHGHGHAHHEDIVRVHKEESGHGHAHGGERLKREAEGEKRSTVELWTQAIGATLLISAAPFLILFLIPVQSNSDQHQNLLKVLLSFASGGLLGDAFLHLIPHALEPHSHHGDEDHGHSHASEESHDHGHSHGAAHGHMMSVGLWVLGGIIAFLVVEKFVRLLKGGHGHGHSHSHSHAAPKEKVSDGEEEKEEEKKKEEKDKKDKKASKKEETSTDIKVSGYLNLAADFTHNFTDGLAIGASFLVGPAVGAVTTLTILLHEVPHEIGDFAILVQSGCTKRKAMCLQLLTALGALAGTACSLLAEGVGAAATAWILPFTAGGFVYIATVTVLPELLAGRSSFGQSLMEILALLFGVGMMVLIAEYE; translated from the exons ATGGGCTGTTTACGTCTGCTGGCACTGACACTGGCCACATCCGCAGCACTGCTGTTAGCCTCCCATTCAGCCATCGCTCACAGCCACTCTCACGGCGACCACGGACACGCCCACTCCCACGGCCACCATCATCATGGCCACCATCACCACGGCCACCATCACCACGGTCACTCCCACGGAGAGGACGACGACGACCACGGCCACTCTCACGGCCCCGAGGTGAAGATGTTCCACGGAGCGAGCAAGTGGAGCGCTGAGGCCAACGTTCCcgtagaagaagaggagcacCACGGACACGCCCACTCTCACGACCACGGACACGCGCACTCTCACGACCACGGACACGCGCACTCTCACGATCACGGACACGGGCACGCTCATCATGAGGATATCGTTCGGGTGCACAAGGAGGAGAGTGGACACGGGCACGCGCACGGAGGGGAGAGGTTGAAGAGGGAGGcggagggagagaagaggagcacGGTGGAGCTCTGGACGCAG GCTATTGGAGCCACCCTGCTGATCAGCGCAGCTCCTTTCCTCATCCTGTTCCTGATCCCCGTTCAGTCCAACAGCGACCAGCACCAGAACCTGCTCAAGGTGCTGCTCAGTTTCGCCTCAGGTGGTCTTCTGGGCGACGCCTTCCTCCACCTCATACCACATGCTCTGG AGCCCCACTCTCACCATGGAGACGAAGATCACGGCCACTCGCACGCCAGCGAAGAATCACATGACCACGGACACTCTCACG GAGCTGCCCACGGTCACATGATGTCAGTGGGTCTGTGGGTTCTGGGTGGGATCATCGCCTTCCTGGTTGTAGAGAAATTTGTGCGTCTGCTGAAGGGAGGGCACGGCCACGGACATTCTCACAGCCACTCGCATG ctgctCCCAAGGAAAAGGTCAGCGATGGcgaagaagagaaggaagaggagaagaagaaagaggagaaagacaaaaaagacaagaagGCGTCTAAGAAAGAGGAGACGAGCACAG ACATCAAGGTGTCAGGTTACCTGAACTTGGCAGCTGACTTCACACATAATTTCACCGACGGCCTGGCAATCGGAGCATCGTTCCTGGTTGGTCCAGCAGTCGGTGCCGTCACCACCCTCACCATCCTGTTGCACGAGGTCCCGCACGAGATCGGAGACTTCGCCATCCTCGTCCAGTCTGGCTGCACCAAGAGGAAG GCCATGTGTCTACAGCTGCTGACTGCCCTGGGAGCTCTGGCCGGCACAGCTTGCTCCCTATTGGCTGAAGGAGTGGGCGCCGCGGCGACGGCCTGGATCCTGCCCTTCACAGCCGGCGGGTTTGTTTACATCGCTACGGTGACCGTGCTCCCAGAACTGCTAGCGGGTCGCTCCAGTTTCGGCCAGTCTCTGATGGAGATTCTGGCCCTGCTGTTCGGAGTCGGCATGATGGTGCTGATCGCTGAGTACGAGTGA
- the LOC122969183 gene encoding major histocompatibility complex class I-related gene protein-like, whose product MRKLIVLLLFSHVVSSVKHSLKYFLTATSGVPNFPEFVGAAMVDEVQVGYCDSNIKTAEPKQDWMKRLIKDDPQHLEWYALKCLGNQQVFRANIDSLKQRLNQTGGSHILQRMNGCEWDDETGEIVGFNQYGYDGEDFIALDLQTLTWIAPKPQALITKLRWDTEKARLEYNKNYYIHKCPEWLKKYVHYGKSFLRRTEFPSVSLLQKTPSSPVSCHATGFYPDRAMMFWRKDGEELYEDVEHGEILSNHDGSFQMSIELKLSSVPPEDWRRYECVFQLSGVKDDIVTELNKAVIRTNWVSPSDFPAVAVIGGVAGLLLLPAVGIAAFFIWSRNCQGFQLVNREQ is encoded by the exons ATGAGGAAATTAATTGTGTTGCTCCTCTTCTCTCACGTTGTCTCATCAg TGAAACACTCCCTGAAATATTTCCTCACTGCAACTTCTGGAGTGCCAAACTTCCCAGAGTTTGTGGGCGCTGCGATGGTTGATGAAGTTCAGGTGGGTTACtgcgacagcaacatcaagacaGCAGAACCCAAACAGGACtggatgaaaagattgataaaGGACGACCCACAGCATCTGGAGTGGTATGCTCTGAAGTGTTTAGGTAATCAGCAGGTCTTCAGAGCCAACATTGACAGCTTGAAGCAACGCTTAAACCAAACTGGAG gcTCCCATATTTTACAGAGGATGAATGGCTGTGAATGGGACGACGAGACAGGAGAGATTGTTGGTTTTAATCAGTACGGTTATGATGGAGAAGACTTCATAGCACTGGACCTGCAGACACTGACATGGATTGCTCCAAAACCACAAGCTCTCATCACCAAACTAAGATGGGATACTGAGAAAGCTCGATTAGAATACAATAAGAACTACTACATTCACAAATGCCCCGAGTGGCTGAAGAAATATGTGCACTATGGGAAGAGCTTTCTGCGGAGAACAG agtttccctcagtgtctctcctccagaagactccctcctctccagtcagCTGCCACGCTACAGGTTTCTACCCTGACAGAGCCATGATGTtctggaggaaagatggagaggagcttTATGAGGATGTTGAACATGGAGAGATCCTCTCCAACCATGACGGATCCTTCCAGATGAGCATTGAGCTGAAACTTTCATCAGTCCCGCCTGAAGACTGGAGGAGGTACGAATGTGTGTTTCAGCTCTCAGGTGTGAAGGACGACATCGTCACTGAACTGAACAAAGCAGTGATCAGAACCAACTGGG tttctcccTCAGACTTCCCTGCTGTCGCCGTCATTGGAGGTGTTGCAGGACTGTTGCTCCTGCCTGCTGTCGGCATCGCTGCATTTTTCATCTGGAGCAGAAACTGTCAGG GGTTTCAGCTTGTTAACA GGGAACAGTGA
- the LOC122970325 gene encoding chitin synthase chs-2-like — protein MELSLLLSNNLPITFIDLHLFPGSPLMKYLAGAQTSFLLLITLSNEGTKTLPADQKPVALLCIGCSLITSSVLLFLKSFWKACYKTSKLPKKATAALVLFFEFLVSLGAAVLTIVAMPHLDIVTNVTILNGVGVLSALLQVVAQCTAKERNRFLLPSITAFILILLGYILFLVLYIMKDPNDTKMAIWVGLAVGGSFLVSFNWWDNYFRLISENSGSVSLKMLCRDMTKCQNMLQILSSLLRIVVTACVLGAYVPLSKMDWGIVTSIPSRETRIIAIIIGVQLISSALCHWFAVAACKMHALRRCFILPLYLASLAVMALLIIPVIVYYQDYRISLNGTESVNFTGYCTEVVYARNQSLNGNVFPHLVLDVTHTLCFLDMSTITDIGLLSGSAVAWWLGLVLATLHLWYLNVYRIQRTQDLFIRRLYEGTFIEQSLLFNTRFDIQTKDRMKRLDKYRPKKEPKINDFTFEAHIYFDDAFNAVEGHQGHHGSELNEYAINLVKILTEVYGNFMNIDEKFFREQQQIPDQKIVRTPYGGRLVVTMPHGNIIVVHFKNKELIRHKKRWSQVMYLYYLLGWKLTSKYYGCWQRGKDEKELQAEHNTYLLALDGDTDFQPAAVMLLIDRLKMYPRVGAACGRIHPTGSGPAVWFQKFEYAVSHWLQKTAEHVIGCVLCSPGCFSLFRAEALMDDNVMKRYSTKSMEASHYIQYDQGEDRWLCTLLLKQGWRVEYNAASDAYTNAPEDFKELYNQRRRWGPSTMANVVDLLGATSLISKRNQSISKLFMFYQLFALASAILAPATICLLIAGGLTFIFNINANSALVLSVIPPAIYLGLCFKLKTDTQIIIAEVMSVIYAFLMLVVSMTIISSMVKDKTILTPNSIFVVSMAIIYIITAIMHPQEFPLVFHGFLYIICIPSAYLLLTIYSMVNMNNVSWGTRETKPAAGAAPPTTTKPQTTAQKGR, from the exons ATGGAATTGTCCCTCCTTCTTTCCAACAACTTGCCCATCACCTTCATTGACCTACATCTGTTTCCTGGCTCCCCATTGATGAAATACCTGGCTGGTGCTCAG acttctttcctcctcctgatCACCTTATCCAATGAAGGCACTAAGACCCTCCCAGCTGACCAGAAACCTGTCGCTCTGCTGTGTATCGGCTGCTCTCTCATCACTTCCAGTGTCCTTCTTTTCCTCAAAAGCTTCTGGAAGGCGTGCTACAAAACATCAAAGCTGCCAAAGAAAGCAACTGCTGCCCTG GTTCTATTCTTTGAGTTCCTGGTGTCTCTGGGTGCAGCAGTTCTCACCATAGTGGCCATGCCACACTTGGACATTGTGACCAATGTGACCATACTGAACGGTGTGGGCGTCCTGTCTGCACTCCTGCAGGTGGTAGCCCAGTGCACTGCCAAAGAAAGAAACCGCTTCCTGCTGCCATCCATCACTGCCTTCATCCTCATTTTGCTTGGTTACATCCTGTTCCTTGTCTTATACATTATGAAGGATCCAAATGATACCAAGATGGCAATTTGGGTCGGTCTAGCTGTTGGTGGGTCATTCTTGGTGTCTTTCAACTGGTGGGATAACTACTTCAGATTGATCAGTGAGAACAGCGGCTCTGTCTCCCTCAAGATGCTTTGCAGAGACATGACAAAGTGTCAGAACATGCTGCAAATCCTCTCCAGCCTGCTCAGAATCGTGGTGACTGCTTGTGTGCTTGGCGCCTACGTCCCTCTGTCCAAGATGGACTGGGGCATAGTGACCTCCATCCCGAGTCGTGAGACAAGGATTATAGCCATCATCATCGGGGTCCAGCTCATCTCCTCAGCACTGTGCCACTGGTTTGCAGTTGCAGCCTGCAAGATGCACGCCCTGCGACGATGCTTCATCCTGCCTCTGTACCTGGCTTCTCTGGCTGTGATGGCTCTGCTGATCATCCCTGTTATTGTTTACTATCAGGACTACAGAATAAGTCTGAATGGGACTGAAAGTGTCAACTTCACAGGCTACTGCACTGAAGTTGTGTATGCAAGAAACCAAAGCCTGAATGGCAATGTGTTCCCACATCTGGTTTTAGATGTTACACACACTCTGTGCTTCCTGGACATGTCCACTATAACTGACATCGGCCTACTATCAG GTTCAGCAGTGGCTTGGTGGCTCGGTCTTGTGTTGGCCACCCTCCACTTGTGGTACCTCAATGTGTATCGTATCCAGAGGACCCAGGACCTGTTCATCAGGAGGCTATATGAAGGAACCTTTATCGAGCAGTCCCTACTCTTCAACACCCGATTTGACATTCAGACCAAAGACAGAATGAAGAG ACTGGACAAGTACAGACCAAAGAAAGAGCCAAAGATCAATGATTTCACCTTTGAGGCTCATATCTACTTTGATGATGCATTCAATGCTGTTGAAGGGCATCAGGGGCATCATGGGTCTGAACTCAATGAATATGCAATAAACCTTGTGAAAATCCTCACAGAAGTTTATGG CAACTTCATGAACATTGATGAGAAGTTCttcagagagcagcagcagatacCTGATCAGAAGATCGTAAGGACGCCGTATGGAGGTCGTCTTGTGGTCACCATGCCTCATGGCAACATCATTGTGGTCCACTTCAAGAACAAAGAGCTCATCCGCCACAAGAAGAGGTGGTCTCAG GTCATGTACCTTTACTATCTTTTGGGCTGGAAACTCACAAGCAAATACTACGGATGCTGGCAGAGAGGAAAGGATGAGAAAGAACTGCAAGCAGAG CACAACACCTACCTCCTTGCTTTGGACGGGGACACAGACTTCCAGCCGGCTGCTGTGATGCTGCTCATCGATCGTCTGAAAATGTACCCACGTGTTGGGGCAGCATGTGGCAGGATTCACCCAACTGGTTCAG GTCCTGCAGTATGGTTTCAGAAGTTTGAGTATGCCGTCAGCCACTGGCTACAGAAGACGGCGGAGCATGTTATTGGCTGCGTGCTATGCAGCCCCGGCTGCTTCAGCCTGTTCAGAGCAGAGGCACTTATGGACGACAATGTGATGAAGAGATACTCTACCAAGTCCATGGAGGCGAGCCACTACATTCAGTATGACCAAG GTGAGGACCGCTGGCTGTGTACGCTTCTGCTGAAGCAGGGATGGAGAGTGGAGTACAATGCAGCATCTGATGCCTACACGAACGCCCCGGAGGACTTCAAAGAACTCTACAACCAG CGTCGGCGTTGGGGACCATCCACAATGGCCAACGTTGTGGATCTTCTGGGAGCCACCAGCCTGATTTCCAAGAGGAACCAGTCCATATCCAAACTCTTCATGTTCTACCAGCTCTTTGCCCTGGCATCAGCTATACTGGCGCCCGCAACCATCTGCCTTTTGATCGCAG GAGGTTTGACCTTCATCTTCAACATCAATGCGAACAGCGCTCTGGTCCTGTCTGTGATACCTCCTGCCATCTACCTGGGTCTTTGCTTCAAGCTCAAGACAGACACTCAGATCATTATTGCAGAAGTCATGAGTGTCATATATGCATTTCTAATGTTGGTGGTGTCAATGACCATTATAA GCTCAATGGTGAAGGACAAAACCATCTTGACACCCAACAGCATCTTTGTCGTGTCCATGGCGATCATTTACATCATCACTGCGATAATGCATCCACAGGAATTTCCACTGGTGTTCCACGGCTTTCTCTACATCATCTGTATCCCCAGTGCCTACCTCCTGCTCACTATTTACTCCATGGTCAACATGAACAACGTCTCCTGGGGCACCAGGGAGACAAAGCCTGCCGCTGGAGCCGCCCCTCCTACAACCACCAAGCCACAAACAACAGCCCAGAAAGGTAGATAG